DNA sequence from the Acidobacteriota bacterium genome:
ACTAAGCCAGAAGGTGATGTCTTCTAGGCTCAGCTACTCCACTCCAAGGCATCCTCAGAGAGAGCTGCCAGGTCAGGATTCTCTTTCAAGGGCTCGAAGATTTGACGCAAGTCGGACCTCTCCGGATGATCCGAGGTCCTGCCGACTAGGCGGAGAAGGACCTCAATCATCCACCTCCACATACCCCAGGAAGCGGTCGCCCCGCAGGGTCCGCATGAAGTCCCGGTGCTGGCGTTTCTTGCGCTCTTGGTCGCGGCGCCATTGCTCGTCGCGGCGGCGGCGGATTTCTTCGTCGGCTTCGCGCTGCATCCGGCGCCGTTCTTCCCGCATCCGGCGCAGGTGAGCGTCGCGCTCGCGGTTGATGGCGGCGATTTGTTCGCGCTGGGTTCGCTGCAGATGACGCTTCTGGGCGAAAAACGCTTGTTTGTAGTGGGTCAGCTCCTGCTGCGCCGCCGCAGCCTCCTTGGCGAGCTCATGCTTGCCGTGGCGGGCATAGCCCTCAGCCCGGATCCTGGCTTCGAGGACGATGTGCTCCATATCCGCGATCCAGCTCGCCGCCAGGGCCAGTTGCTCGGCGTCGAGGGCTTGGATGTTGGGGAATGCGTAGGTGAGGCGATTGCGGAAGGCCTCGTAGGCGGTGGCGAAGTCTTCCCGCTCGTCGTCGTGCCGCTCCGGGTCGATGGGTTCTTCTCGAACCATCTCCACCGGCTCTGAGACGCTAGCTGTGGACCCCGAACCGGAGACCGGTTCCGGTTCGCGCTGGGAATCTTCGGGGGCTCCGGGATCCACTCGGCGACCGCCGGTCCAGGGCTTGAATCTCGTCGGCGGCGATTGCGGCGATGCGCCCGCGATCTCGGTCCCCGGCCGGGAAGGAGCCTCGGGCTCTTCGGGCCCCAGCCAATGCTCCACCAGACTTTTCCAATCTTCTATCGACACGATGGGCTCTCCCTTTCCTGTTTCAAGAAAGCCTTCCAGCAATACCCTAGGATCTCTCGGGGTCGAGAGGGCGCGGCGACACAGGAGTAGCCGAGCTCTTCTGGGGAGGCGCAACGCCGTCCGGCGCGAAAAGACCGGGGAGAGCGGAAGGGAATTGTCAAGCAGAACACTAGCAACCAGCAGCGGAGTCGGCAAGAACGCTATACTGCCAGGATGAAAGTACTCACTGGCCGGGTTGTCGCAGGAAAAGTCGAAGTTCCAGCAGACCTCGCCGAGGGCACTGCGGTGACTATTCTAGCCCCGGAGGCAGAAGGCTATCGGCCCTCTGCCCAGGAAGAGACCGAGCTCTCTCAAGCTCTCTCGGCGATCCGCAACGGAGATTTCGTCGATGGTCGAAGTCTCCTCGCTGAGCTCAAAGGCTCGCGAGCTTGACGAGCCGAATTCGAGTCTCTCCTCAAGCAGCTCGCCAGATCCGCCGGGCAGACCAATGGTGGTCAACTCACCGACCCAAAGCACCTGGAGCTGTTCGGGAGGATCTCGAGCAAGCCTTCGATCTCATCTCTGAGCTGCCTGGTGCCGGTGAGTCGGTACACCATTCCCGGATCCCAGGAATCCGCCGCCTCTTACTCAGCCGAATTCGCTACCATCTCTACTACCTGGCAGACCCATCAGAAGATCTGGTGGAAGTGCTAGCCCTCTGGCACACCAGCCGAGGCTCCAAGCCTGCTTTGAAGTAGCCGTACGAGGTCTCGAGGCCTCTTCCCTCTCCCGACGCCTCCCCTCACAACTCCCCCCCCAACTGCCGCCGCGTCTTCTCCAACACCTGAAAGCTGCGCAGCTCCCCTTGCAGGAACGCCCTCCGGATGTGGGTGGTGAGGTCTTCGACTTTGGTCAGGACGCCGGGGGTGGGGGGATCGGTGGCGAGGCGGCGGAGGGGGCGGCGGAGGCTGTGGGTGAGGAAGTCCAGGACTTGCTCGCCGACCACCAGGGAGCCGGGCTCGTTGCCGGCGCATTGGGAGCACAGGAGGGTTTCGCCGTTGGGGGGCAGGACGGCGCGGCCGTTGAACGGTCCACCGCATTGGGGGCATTGTTCCGGCGGCGGAAAGATACCGGCGAGGCGCAGGATCCAGCTTTCGTAGTAGCGCGCCGCCAGGGGGCGGGGGGCGCCGGCGAGGAGGGCTTCGACGGTGCTGTCGAGGAGGCGGAAGTGGAGCTCGCCGCTCTCGTTCTCCTGCACGAATTCGGCGGCCTGCTCCGCCAGGCAAGCGCCTAAGAGGATGCCCTCCAGGTCTTCTTGCAGCTTG
Encoded proteins:
- the recO gene encoding DNA repair protein RecO codes for the protein MELHTAEALVLDVRDLGDADRIVTYLTRELGKREGVAKGSRRKHSRFAGQLQPLARASITWVEKPGRDLTRISNVELIRAAGKLQEDLEGILLGACLAEQAAEFVQENESGELHFRLLDSTVEALLAGAPRPLAARYYESWILRLAGIFPPPEQCPQCGGPFNGRAVLPPNGETLLCSQCAGNEPGSLVVGEQVLDFLTHSLRRPLRRLATDPPTPGVLTKVEDLTTHIRRAFLQGELRSFQVLEKTRRQLGGEL